The following are encoded in a window of Arvicanthis niloticus isolate mArvNil1 chromosome 1, mArvNil1.pat.X, whole genome shotgun sequence genomic DNA:
- the Psma1 gene encoding proteasome subunit alpha type-1, with translation MFRNQYDNDVTVWSPQGRIHQIEYAMEAVKQGSATVGLKSKTHAVLVALKRAQSELAAHQKKILHVDNHIGISIAGLTADARLLCNFMRQECLDSRFVFDRPLPVSRLVSLIGSKTQIPTQRYGRRPYGVGLLIAGYDDMGPHIFQTCPSANYFDCRAMSIGARSQSARTYLERHMSEFMECNLDELVKHGLRALRETLPAEQDLTTKNVSIGIVGKDLEFTIYDDDDVSPFLDGLEERPQRKAQPSQAADEPAEKADEPMEH, from the exons ATG TTTCGTAACCAGTATGACAATGATGTCACTGTTTGGAGCCCTCAG GGCAGGATTCATCAAATTGAATACGCAATGGAAGCTGTTAAGCAAGGTTCAGCAACAGTTGGTCTAAAGTCAAAAACACATGCAGTGTTGGTTGCACTGAAG AGGGCACAGTCAGAGCTTGCCGCTCACCAGAAGAAAATTCTCCACGTTGACAACCATATTGGTATCTCAATTGCGGGTCTAACTGCTGATGCCAGACTGTTGTG taacTTTATGCGACAGGAGTGTTTGGATTCCAGATTTGTATTTGACAGACCACTTCCTGTGTCTCGCCTTGTGTCTCTAATTGGAAGCA AGACCCAGATCCCAACACAACGATATGGCCGGAGACCGTATGGTGTTGGGCTGCTCATTGCTGGTTATGAT GATATGGGCCCTCACATTTTCCAAACCTGTCCCTCTGCTAACTATTTTGACTGCAGAGCTATGTCTATCGGAGCCCGTTCTCAATCAGCTCGTACTTACCTGGAGAGACATATGTCTGAATTTATGGAGT GCAATTTGGATGAACTGGTTAAACATGGTCTGCGTGCCTTAAGAGAGACGCTCCCTGCAGAACAGGACCTGACCACAAAG AATGTTTCCATTGGAATTGTTGGTAAAGACTTGGAATTTACaatttatgatgatgatgatgtgtctCCATTCCTGGATGGTCTTGAAGAAAGACCACAGAGAAAAGCACAG cctTCACAGGCTGCTGATGAACCTGCAGAAAAAGCTGATGAACCAATGGAACATTAA